A section of the Gloeobacter violaceus PCC 7421 genome encodes:
- a CDS encoding ATP-binding protein produces the protein MQHPNRLSSLLPSLDQAMETRVKLVTPDTVLSDIVEWMGGQADYRCALPERKDRTLRQSGELQPDCVLVAEGAHLVGIITEGDIVRLTALGKDLAAVRAGEVMLGGVVTLVQDGRQDILGALDLMRRHNVRHLPVLDDGGRVTGLLSAGGIRRTLQPIHLLTLRSVAEVMTTPVVHAPAGSLLVNLARLMAGRRVSCVVIAEPHTDGVHVRPVGLITESDIVQFRYLQFDLTQTRAAAVMSAVASPLKPFESVLVAHQQMLRRRVRRLVVTGERGELVGIVTQTGLLRLLDPLEIFGVIEALQRSVHQLEAEKMELLQGRTLQLERLVEERTAQVQEQARREQLARAAAESARQEAEEANRIKDEFLATLSHELRTPLNPIIGFTQLLRKGQLDEASAARALETIERNARAQSRIIEDMLDLSRIITGKLRLEVRPVALATVVEDALDTVRFAAQSKNIELRARLDPNVVLPFGDSNRLRQVVWNLLSNAIKFTPENGSIEVQLERGRAEAVLTVRDSGVGIAGDFLPHVFERFRQANSTTTRSHGGLGLGLAIVRQLVELHGGTVGVESPGSDQGATFTVRLPLLLGRGARTSATQAPLPPEAMGLQVITVETGCLLDGHTLAETDLRRRYGVVVHALRREGRLIGFPDADTPLREGDQLLVSGGCDQLERLKQRMAESQG, from the coding sequence CGCAAGGACCGCACCCTGCGGCAATCGGGCGAATTGCAGCCCGATTGCGTGCTGGTGGCCGAAGGAGCACATCTGGTGGGGATCATCACCGAGGGCGATATTGTGCGCCTGACGGCCCTGGGCAAAGATCTGGCGGCGGTGCGCGCCGGGGAGGTGATGTTGGGGGGAGTGGTGACCCTCGTCCAGGATGGTCGCCAGGATATCCTGGGTGCCCTCGATCTGATGCGCAGGCACAACGTGCGCCACCTGCCGGTGCTCGACGACGGCGGCCGGGTGACCGGTCTACTCAGCGCAGGCGGCATCCGGCGGACCTTGCAGCCGATTCACCTGTTGACCTTGCGTTCGGTGGCCGAGGTGATGACCACTCCGGTCGTCCACGCCCCCGCCGGCAGCTTGCTGGTGAATCTGGCCCGGCTGATGGCCGGCCGCCGCGTCAGCTGCGTGGTAATCGCCGAGCCGCACACCGACGGAGTACACGTTCGCCCGGTCGGATTGATCACCGAGAGCGACATCGTTCAGTTTCGCTATTTGCAGTTCGACCTCACCCAGACCCGGGCGGCGGCGGTGATGAGCGCGGTGGCGTCTCCCCTCAAGCCTTTCGAGTCGGTGCTGGTGGCCCACCAGCAGATGCTGCGCCGCCGGGTGCGCCGGTTGGTGGTCACCGGCGAGCGGGGCGAACTGGTGGGCATCGTCACCCAGACCGGGCTGTTGCGCCTGCTCGATCCGCTCGAAATTTTCGGTGTCATCGAAGCGCTCCAGCGCAGCGTCCACCAGCTGGAGGCCGAAAAAATGGAATTGTTGCAGGGGCGCACCCTGCAGCTGGAGCGGCTGGTGGAGGAGCGCACCGCCCAGGTGCAAGAACAGGCGCGCCGCGAGCAGCTGGCGCGGGCGGCGGCGGAGAGCGCCCGGCAGGAGGCCGAAGAAGCCAACCGCATCAAGGACGAGTTTTTGGCCACCCTCAGCCACGAACTGCGCACCCCCCTCAACCCGATCATCGGTTTTACGCAGCTGTTGCGCAAAGGCCAGCTCGACGAAGCATCCGCGGCGCGGGCGCTCGAAACGATCGAGCGCAACGCCCGCGCCCAAAGCCGAATCATCGAGGACATGCTCGATCTCTCGCGCATCATCACGGGCAAGCTGCGCCTGGAGGTGCGGCCGGTGGCCCTCGCCACGGTGGTGGAGGACGCCCTCGACACGGTGCGCTTCGCCGCCCAGAGCAAAAATATCGAACTGCGCGCCCGCCTCGATCCGAACGTGGTCCTGCCTTTTGGCGATTCGAACCGTCTGCGGCAGGTGGTCTGGAATTTGCTTTCCAACGCCATCAAATTTACTCCCGAGAACGGCAGCATCGAAGTGCAGCTCGAGCGGGGGCGGGCGGAGGCGGTACTGACCGTTCGCGATTCGGGGGTAGGCATCGCCGGCGATTTTCTGCCCCACGTCTTTGAGCGCTTCCGGCAGGCCAACAGCACCACCACCCGCAGCCACGGCGGCCTCGGGCTCGGCCTGGCCATCGTGCGCCAATTGGTCGAGCTGCACGGCGGCACCGTCGGGGTCGAAAGCCCAGGAAGCGACCAGGGGGCGACATTTACCGTTCGCCTGCCGCTGTTGTTGGGCCGGGGCGCCCGCACGAGCGCGACGCAAGCCCCGCTGCCTCCGGAGGCAATGGGTCTACAGGTGATCACCGTCGAGACCGGCTGCCTGCTCGACGGGCACACCCTGGCCGAGACCGACCTTCGCCGCCGCTACGGGGTGGTGGTGCACGCCCTGCGCCGCGAAGGCCGGCTGATCGGTTTTCCGGACGCGGACACGCCCTTGCGCGAGGGCGATCAGTTGCTGGTCAGCGGCGGGTGCGACCAGCTTGAGCGCCTCAAGCAACGCATGGCCGAGAGCCAGGGGTAA
- a CDS encoding nuclear transport factor 2 family protein, with protein MANPTVERFMQTLQHTEQSGDVESLVNLFAEDAELSNLVLTEPLRGLAGARQFWSDYLGAFGQIRSHFERAIAADNAAVLEWVSEGKLHSGEPIRYRGVSILEIEGDRVRRFRSYYDSAAFSLK; from the coding sequence ATGGCCAATCCCACCGTGGAGCGCTTCATGCAGACGCTCCAGCACACCGAGCAATCCGGCGACGTCGAATCGCTGGTCAACCTATTTGCCGAAGACGCCGAACTGAGCAATCTGGTGCTCACCGAACCCCTGCGGGGTCTTGCGGGCGCCCGGCAATTCTGGAGCGACTATCTGGGGGCTTTCGGCCAGATCCGCTCCCACTTCGAGCGCGCCATCGCCGCAGACAACGCGGCGGTGCTCGAATGGGTCTCCGAGGGCAAACTGCACAGCGGCGAGCCGATTCGCTACCGGGGCGTGAGCATCCTCGAAATCGAAGGGGACAGGGTACGCCGCTTCCGTTCCTACTACGACTCGGCGGCCTTCTCTTTGAAGTAA
- a CDS encoding MoaD/ThiS family protein codes for MAVTVLIPTPLRKLANEQPTVHCSGSNLAEVLDSLEAHCPGIKARLCAENGDLRRFVNFYVNSEDIRFLQGRDTPLKDGDEVSIVPAIAGG; via the coding sequence ATGGCCGTGACCGTACTCATCCCCACGCCCCTGCGCAAACTCGCCAACGAACAGCCGACGGTCCATTGCAGTGGCAGCAACCTGGCCGAGGTGCTCGATTCGCTCGAAGCGCACTGTCCCGGCATCAAGGCCCGCCTGTGCGCCGAAAACGGCGACCTGCGCCGCTTCGTCAATTTCTACGTCAACAGCGAAGACATCCGCTTTTTGCAGGGCCGCGACACGCCCCTCAAAGACGGCGACGAAGTGAGCATCGTCCCGGCCATCGCCGGGGGGTAA
- the thrC gene encoding threonine synthase, with protein sequence MTQTPLRITTLKGLRCRECGEQYPAEARHVCEFCFGPLEALYDYEAIRGCTSRKTIEAGPRSIWRYRPFLPVVGERVIDVGTGLTPLIRSERLARRLGLGALYIKNDAVNVPSLSFKDRVVSVALTRARELGFTTVSCASTGNLANATAAIAAHAGLECYVFIPADLEAGKVLGTLIYGPQVMAVEGNYDQVNRLCSEVADRHGWGFVNINLRPYYSEGSKTLGFEVAEQLGWRLPDHVVAPVASGSLYTKIYKGFQELIKTGLVGERPVRMSGAQATGCSPVAQAFKAGRDFIAPVKPATIAKSIAIGNPADGVYALDLARRTGGHIEDVTDAEIIEGIKLLAQTEGIFTETAGGTTVAVLKKLVEQGKIAPDELTVVYITGNGLKTQEAIAPYAGETLKIEANLASFERALERARTLDRLDWQQTLV encoded by the coding sequence ATGACCCAGACGCCCCTGCGCATCACCACCTTGAAGGGCTTGCGCTGCCGGGAATGCGGCGAACAGTACCCGGCCGAAGCCCGGCACGTCTGTGAATTTTGTTTCGGTCCGCTCGAAGCGCTCTACGACTATGAAGCCATCCGCGGGTGCACCAGCCGCAAGACCATCGAGGCGGGGCCGCGCTCGATCTGGCGCTACCGGCCGTTTTTGCCGGTGGTGGGTGAACGGGTGATCGACGTGGGAACGGGGCTCACGCCGCTGATTCGCTCCGAGCGCTTGGCAAGGCGCCTGGGTCTGGGGGCGCTTTACATCAAGAACGACGCGGTGAACGTGCCGAGTTTGAGCTTTAAAGACCGGGTGGTTTCGGTGGCGCTCACGCGGGCGCGCGAGCTGGGCTTTACGACCGTTTCGTGCGCTTCGACCGGCAACCTGGCCAACGCCACCGCGGCGATCGCCGCCCACGCGGGTCTCGAGTGCTATGTCTTCATCCCAGCGGATCTGGAGGCGGGCAAGGTGTTGGGCACGCTCATCTACGGGCCGCAGGTGATGGCGGTGGAGGGCAACTACGACCAGGTCAACCGCCTGTGCTCGGAGGTGGCGGACCGCCACGGCTGGGGGTTTGTGAACATCAATTTGCGCCCCTATTATTCAGAAGGCTCCAAGACCCTGGGTTTTGAGGTGGCCGAGCAGTTGGGCTGGCGCCTGCCCGATCACGTTGTGGCGCCGGTGGCCTCCGGATCGCTCTATACGAAAATCTACAAGGGTTTTCAGGAATTGATCAAAACCGGTCTGGTTGGGGAGCGGCCCGTGCGCATGAGCGGGGCGCAGGCGACGGGCTGCTCGCCGGTGGCCCAGGCGTTTAAGGCCGGACGCGACTTTATCGCTCCGGTCAAGCCCGCCACCATCGCCAAGTCGATCGCCATCGGCAACCCCGCCGACGGCGTTTATGCCCTGGATCTGGCCCGCCGCACCGGCGGACACATCGAAGACGTCACCGATGCCGAAATCATCGAGGGCATCAAGCTCCTGGCGCAGACCGAGGGCATTTTCACCGAGACCGCCGGGGGCACGACCGTGGCGGTGCTCAAGAAACTGGTCGAACAGGGCAAAATCGCCCCCGACGAGTTGACCGTGGTCTACATCACCGGCAACGGCCTCAAGACCCAAGAAGCAATTGCCCCCTACGCGGGCGAGACCCTGAAAATCGAGGCGAATCTGGCGAGCTTCGAGCGCGCCCTGGAGCGCGCCCGTACCCTCGACCGCCTCGACTGGCAACAGACCCTTGTTTAG
- the rimI gene encoding ribosomal protein S18-alanine N-acetyltransferase codes for MEWGQLEKVVAADTAAMAEMGALLSLGMPGYWSEGMLRSDVAQQAGHYCLARAVDSGEALGFAGFQLVLDEAHLAMLVVHPECRRRGVGTALLHGLLRWAREVGARRMTLEVRASNAAAISLYCRFGFETLGRRERYYGEEDALVMWTPRIDTPHFTTLLGQVALPWPFA; via the coding sequence ATGGAATGGGGACAACTGGAGAAAGTGGTTGCGGCGGACACTGCCGCCATGGCCGAGATGGGCGCGCTGCTGAGCCTGGGGATGCCGGGTTATTGGAGCGAAGGGATGCTGCGCTCGGATGTGGCCCAGCAGGCGGGGCACTATTGTCTGGCGCGCGCCGTCGACTCGGGTGAGGCGCTCGGTTTCGCCGGCTTCCAACTGGTGCTCGACGAGGCGCACTTGGCGATGCTGGTGGTCCATCCCGAATGCCGACGGCGCGGAGTTGGGACGGCCCTGCTGCACGGGTTGTTGCGCTGGGCGCGGGAGGTTGGGGCACGGCGGATGACCCTGGAGGTGCGCGCCTCCAATGCTGCTGCGATCTCGCTTTATTGCCGTTTTGGCTTCGAGACGCTTGGGCGACGCGAACGCTATTACGGTGAGGAGGACGCTTTGGTGATGTGGACCCCGCGCATCGACACCCCCCACTTCACGACCCTGCTGGGACAAGTCGCTCTTCCCTGGCCCTTTGCCTGA
- a CDS encoding ATP-dependent Clp protease ATP-binding subunit → MFERFTEKAIKVIMLAQEEARRLGHNFVGTEQILLGLIGEGTGVAAKVLKSMGVNLKDARIEVEKIIGRGSGFVAVEIPFTPRAKRVLELSLEEARQLGHNYIGTEHLLLGLIREGEGVAARVLENLGVDLSKVRTQVIRMLGETAEVSAGGNTGRTKTPTLDEFGSNLTQMAAEGKLDPVVGREKEIERVIQILGRRTKNNPVLIGEPGVGKTAIAEGLAQRISNNDIPDILADKRVVTLDIGLLVAGTKYRGEFEERLKKIMDEIRAAGNVVLVIDEVHTLIGAGAAEGAIDAANILKPALARGELQCIGATTLDEYRKHIERDAALERRFQPVMVGEPTVDETIEILRGLRERYEQHHKLKITDEALIAAAQLSDRYISDRYLPDKAIDLVDEAGSRVRLLSSQLPPAAKELDKELRQILKEKDDAVRGQDYERAGELRDREMEIKSQIRSIAQARKSETANEESPNVTEEDIAYIVSSWTGVPVSKLTESETEKLLHMEDVLHQRLIGQEEAVKAISRAIRRARVGLKNPKRPIASFIFSGPTGVGKTELAKSLATYFFGSEDAMIRLDMSEYMERHTVSKLIGSPPGYVGYNEGGQLTEAVRRRPYTVILFDEIEKAHPDVFNVLLQILEDGRLTDAKGRTVDFKNTLMIMTSNVGSKVIEKGGGGLGFNTAGTEEEQRYNRISELVKEELKQYFRPEFLNRLDEIIVFHPLTREEVKQIAVIMLREVFARLEEQNMKIEITDAFNRKLIEEGYSATYGARPLRRAIQRMLEDQLAEEILAARLKEGDTVLVDVDSDGKPTFIVKDRTLATAEG, encoded by the coding sequence ATGTTTGAAAGATTTACCGAGAAAGCAATCAAAGTGATCATGTTGGCCCAGGAGGAAGCCCGTCGCCTGGGACACAACTTTGTGGGTACCGAGCAAATCCTGCTCGGCCTCATCGGTGAGGGCACCGGCGTCGCCGCCAAGGTGCTCAAGTCCATGGGAGTCAACCTGAAGGACGCCCGCATCGAGGTCGAAAAAATCATCGGCCGCGGCTCCGGGTTTGTGGCGGTCGAAATTCCGTTTACGCCCCGGGCCAAGCGGGTGCTGGAGCTGTCGCTCGAAGAAGCACGCCAACTTGGCCACAACTACATCGGCACCGAGCATTTGCTGCTGGGCCTCATCCGCGAGGGAGAAGGCGTCGCTGCCCGGGTGCTCGAGAATCTGGGAGTCGATCTGTCCAAGGTCCGCACCCAGGTCATCCGCATGCTGGGAGAGACCGCCGAGGTCTCCGCCGGGGGCAACACCGGCCGCACCAAGACCCCGACCCTGGACGAGTTCGGCTCCAATCTCACCCAGATGGCCGCCGAGGGCAAACTCGACCCAGTGGTGGGCCGCGAAAAAGAAATCGAACGGGTCATCCAGATCCTGGGTCGCCGCACCAAAAATAACCCCGTGCTCATCGGCGAACCGGGCGTGGGCAAGACGGCGATTGCCGAGGGCCTCGCCCAGCGCATCTCCAACAACGACATTCCCGACATCCTGGCCGACAAGCGCGTCGTCACCCTCGACATTGGCTTGTTGGTAGCGGGCACCAAGTACCGCGGTGAATTCGAAGAGCGGCTCAAAAAGATCATGGACGAGATCCGTGCCGCCGGTAACGTCGTGCTGGTCATCGACGAGGTGCACACGCTCATCGGCGCCGGGGCTGCCGAGGGGGCCATCGACGCCGCCAACATCCTCAAGCCGGCCCTCGCGCGCGGCGAGCTGCAGTGCATCGGGGCGACCACCCTCGATGAGTACCGCAAGCACATCGAGCGCGACGCCGCCCTCGAGCGCCGCTTCCAGCCGGTGATGGTGGGTGAGCCGACGGTCGATGAGACTATCGAGATCCTGCGCGGGTTGCGCGAGCGCTACGAGCAGCACCACAAGCTCAAGATCACCGATGAGGCGCTCATCGCCGCCGCCCAGCTTTCCGATCGCTACATCTCCGATCGCTACTTGCCGGACAAGGCCATCGACCTGGTCGACGAGGCCGGTTCGCGCGTGCGGTTGCTCTCCTCGCAACTGCCCCCGGCGGCCAAGGAACTCGACAAAGAACTGCGCCAGATTCTCAAAGAAAAGGACGACGCCGTGCGCGGCCAGGACTACGAGCGGGCGGGCGAGTTGCGCGACCGCGAGATGGAAATCAAATCCCAGATTCGCTCGATTGCCCAGGCGCGCAAGTCCGAGACCGCCAACGAAGAGTCTCCCAACGTCACCGAAGAGGATATCGCCTACATCGTCTCGAGTTGGACGGGGGTGCCGGTCAGCAAGCTCACCGAGTCTGAGACCGAGAAGCTCCTGCACATGGAAGACGTGCTCCACCAGCGCCTCATCGGTCAAGAAGAAGCAGTCAAGGCCATCTCCCGGGCCATCCGCCGGGCGCGCGTCGGCCTCAAAAATCCGAAGCGGCCGATCGCGAGCTTCATCTTCAGCGGTCCCACCGGCGTCGGCAAGACCGAACTGGCCAAGTCGCTGGCGACCTACTTCTTCGGCTCCGAGGATGCGATGATCCGCCTCGACATGTCCGAGTACATGGAGCGGCACACGGTGAGCAAGCTCATCGGTTCGCCCCCCGGCTACGTGGGCTACAACGAGGGCGGTCAGCTCACTGAGGCGGTGCGCCGCCGTCCCTACACGGTGATCCTCTTCGACGAAATCGAGAAGGCCCACCCGGACGTGTTCAACGTGCTGCTGCAGATCCTCGAGGACGGTCGCCTCACCGATGCCAAGGGCCGCACGGTCGACTTCAAGAACACCTTGATGATCATGACCAGCAACGTCGGCTCCAAGGTGATCGAAAAGGGCGGCGGCGGCCTCGGCTTCAACACCGCCGGCACCGAAGAGGAGCAGCGCTACAACCGCATCAGCGAACTGGTCAAAGAAGAACTCAAGCAGTACTTCCGCCCCGAGTTCCTCAATCGCCTCGACGAGATCATTGTCTTCCACCCGCTGACGCGCGAGGAAGTCAAGCAGATCGCCGTGATCATGCTGCGCGAGGTGTTCGCCCGCCTCGAAGAGCAGAACATGAAGATCGAGATTACCGACGCGTTCAACCGAAAGCTGATTGAAGAAGGCTACTCCGCCACCTACGGCGCCCGGCCGCTGCGCCGCGCCATCCAGCGCATGCTCGAAGACCAGCTGGCCGAAGAAATTCTGGCCGCCCGCCTTAAAGAGGGCGACACGGTCTTGGTCGACGTCGATAGTGACGGCAAGCCGACCTTCATCGTCAAGGACCGCACCTTGGCCACCGCCGAAGGTTAA
- a CDS encoding ankyrin repeat domain-containing protein, whose product MDNQQLLQAIRTADSEQIRQLLAQGASANGQPEPLLLWLRPRTLPLVEAIRSRNAAIVRLLLEAGANPNAADRQGVLPLKVAIYLSDEEIVRLLLVHGADPEKRGGDEIANALQQAAYEGNLQMVRLLLEHGAAPAAVTAQDKTVLARLRGPVLQLLIDAGAEVPPEILAMLREGSALP is encoded by the coding sequence ATGGATAATCAGCAACTCCTTCAGGCCATCCGAACGGCCGACAGCGAACAGATCCGGCAATTGCTCGCCCAGGGCGCCTCTGCCAACGGCCAACCGGAACCGCTGCTGCTGTGGCTGCGCCCCCGAACCTTACCGTTGGTCGAGGCGATCCGCAGCCGCAATGCAGCGATCGTGCGGCTGCTGTTGGAGGCGGGGGCCAACCCGAACGCGGCGGATCGCCAGGGGGTGTTGCCGCTCAAAGTCGCGATCTACCTGAGCGATGAGGAGATCGTCCGGCTGCTGCTGGTGCACGGAGCCGATCCGGAGAAGCGCGGCGGCGACGAGATTGCCAATGCGCTGCAGCAGGCCGCCTACGAGGGCAATCTCCAGATGGTGCGGTTGTTGCTGGAGCATGGGGCGGCTCCAGCGGCGGTCACCGCCCAGGACAAGACCGTCCTTGCGCGCCTGCGCGGCCCGGTGCTGCAACTGCTCATCGACGCAGGAGCGGAGGTGCCGCCGGAAATTCTGGCCATGCTGCGAGAAGGGTCGGCGCTTCCGTAA
- a CDS encoding ankyrin repeat domain-containing protein has protein sequence MVDQKLILAIQRAEIAQIRRLLADGVSPNGPTVAPLFGTRPQTLPLIEAIRCRQKEIVHLLLEAGADPQASEYSGATPLAMAVHLNFQEAVQFLLAKGANAETDRHLRSPNALVQAIRIGDSHAVRRQLEDGASAEGQAGLLKALVRPEAVPLVEAVRGGQQEIVRLLLEAGANPNAADKRGALPLKLAVHLGSEPIVRLLLEHGADPNKRASGETTSALQHAAFYGHVELVRVLLEHGGNPAAVLQTKSLFRIRGPILQMLIDAGGEAPEEILQMLREGSALP, from the coding sequence ATGGTTGATCAAAAACTGATTCTCGCCATACAGAGAGCTGAAATCGCGCAAATTCGGCGATTGCTCGCAGATGGGGTGTCACCCAATGGTCCTACAGTGGCCCCGTTGTTCGGCACCCGACCCCAGACATTGCCTTTGATCGAAGCCATTCGTTGTCGGCAAAAAGAGATCGTTCATCTGTTGCTCGAAGCGGGAGCAGACCCGCAGGCCTCCGAATATTCCGGGGCGACACCGCTTGCAATGGCAGTCCACCTGAATTTTCAGGAGGCGGTACAGTTTTTGCTCGCCAAAGGAGCGAACGCAGAAACCGATCGACATTTGCGCAGTCCGAACGCACTAGTGCAAGCGATCAGGATTGGCGACAGCCATGCGGTGCGTCGGCAGTTGGAGGATGGCGCATCTGCGGAAGGGCAGGCAGGTTTGCTCAAAGCGTTGGTGCGGCCGGAGGCGGTCCCTCTGGTCGAGGCGGTGCGCGGTGGGCAGCAAGAGATTGTGCGCCTGCTGCTTGAAGCGGGAGCCAATCCAAACGCGGCGGATAAACGCGGAGCCCTGCCTCTGAAGCTCGCAGTCCATCTGGGCAGCGAACCCATCGTCCGGCTACTTCTGGAGCACGGAGCCGATCCCAACAAACGCGCCAGTGGCGAGACCACCAGTGCGCTCCAGCACGCCGCCTTCTACGGACATGTCGAATTGGTGCGTGTGCTGCTGGAGCACGGCGGGAACCCCGCCGCGGTCCTGCAAACCAAGTCCCTGTTTCGCATTCGCGGGCCGATTTTGCAGATGCTCATCGACGCGGGCGGCGAAGCGCCGGAGGAGATTCTGCAGATGCTGCGCGAAGGTTCGGCTTTGCCGTAA
- a CDS encoding Uma2 family endonuclease, giving the protein MGVNLAQLLEQIRSTAQQSPEPPSSLPRTLSSSASRVRPLIEELSNPIFRFVEPVAAIVAARFSAALYRWVEPRRLGHVLNSPSLRLVLNEDDYLTLTPNVAFIGHGQLDQHPFQDVIPELAAVVLCGPEPSAKQTRLEILMEYGVKVGLLLDPQLQTVSVYCGEDDRQILQGQDTLRLHELFPGWEVPISEFWPPLAETQSES; this is encoded by the coding sequence ATGGGCGTTAATCTTGCGCAGCTGCTGGAGCAAATCAGGAGCACTGCCCAGCAATCTCCGGAACCCCCATCAAGTTTGCCCCGTACACTTTCTTCGTCTGCGAGCCGGGTTCGCCCCCTCATTGAAGAGCTGAGTAACCCAATCTTTCGCTTTGTTGAACCGGTAGCGGCCATCGTCGCTGCCCGCTTCAGCGCCGCTCTCTACCGGTGGGTGGAACCGCGCCGACTGGGACATGTCCTTAACTCGCCCAGCCTGCGACTGGTGCTCAACGAGGACGATTACTTGACTTTGACTCCCAACGTCGCTTTTATTGGCCACGGTCAGCTTGATCAACACCCTTTTCAAGATGTCATCCCCGAGCTGGCAGCTGTGGTTCTCTGCGGCCCTGAGCCTTCCGCAAAGCAAACGCGACTGGAAATTTTGATGGAGTATGGGGTAAAGGTTGGCCTGTTGCTTGATCCCCAATTGCAGACGGTTTCTGTTTATTGCGGGGAGGACGATAGGCAAATTCTGCAAGGCCAGGACACGCTCAGATTACACGAACTTTTTCCCGGCTGGGAAGTACCGATCTCAGAATTCTGGCCTCCCCTGGCGGAAACCCAATCGGAATCGTGA
- a CDS encoding circularly permuted type 2 ATP-grasp protein, with the protein MPESATMLQQYVPGDFYDEMFSEPGVPREHYKVVAEFLDRFGPVELANRARQARIAFLTRGITFAVYGSDEGTEKIFPFDLIPRIIPHTEWQVLESGLKQRLLALNLFLKDLYNGQKILLDKVVPRHLIESASQFRPQFMGMKVPKDAYVQICGTDLIRDRGGEYRVLEDNLRVPSGVSYVLENRRIMKQVFPLIFANYPVRPVLDYPLRLLQTLRGVSPRPDPTVVVLTPGVYNSAYFEHAFLALQMGAELVEGRDLVVENDRVFAKTVNGLQPVDVIYRRIDDDYLDPEVFRKDSVLGVPGLMRAYRAGNVVLANTVGTGVADDKVIYKYVPEIIRYYLGEEAILKNVDTYLAEDASECSYILEHMEELVVKEADNSGGYGMLIGPKATQAEVEEFRGRVRAHPRNYLAQPVVNFSRHPTYSEDNHNLYGCHIDLRPYILNNGEDIWVLPGGLTRVALRPGSLVVNSSQGGGSKDTWVLGKS; encoded by the coding sequence ATGCCCGAATCGGCAACCATGCTCCAGCAGTACGTCCCCGGGGACTTCTACGACGAGATGTTCAGCGAGCCGGGCGTGCCGCGCGAGCACTACAAAGTCGTAGCCGAATTTCTCGATCGCTTCGGGCCGGTGGAATTGGCCAACCGCGCCCGCCAGGCGCGCATCGCCTTTTTGACCCGCGGCATCACCTTTGCGGTCTACGGCTCCGATGAGGGTACCGAGAAAATCTTTCCTTTTGATCTGATTCCGCGCATCATTCCCCATACCGAATGGCAGGTTTTAGAAAGCGGCCTCAAGCAGCGGCTGTTGGCGCTGAATTTGTTTCTCAAAGACCTCTACAACGGCCAGAAAATTCTGCTGGATAAGGTCGTGCCCAGGCATTTGATTGAGAGCGCCAGCCAGTTTCGGCCCCAGTTTATGGGCATGAAGGTGCCCAAAGATGCCTACGTACAGATCTGCGGTACCGATCTGATTCGCGACCGAGGTGGCGAGTACCGGGTGCTTGAGGACAACCTGCGGGTGCCCTCGGGGGTTTCCTACGTGCTCGAAAACCGGCGGATCATGAAGCAGGTCTTCCCGCTCATCTTCGCCAACTACCCGGTGCGTCCGGTGCTCGATTATCCGTTGCGCCTGCTGCAAACGTTGCGGGGGGTCTCGCCGCGGCCGGACCCGACGGTGGTGGTGCTCACCCCGGGCGTCTACAACTCCGCCTACTTCGAGCACGCCTTTTTGGCCCTGCAGATGGGTGCTGAGTTGGTCGAAGGCCGCGACCTGGTAGTTGAAAACGACCGTGTCTTCGCCAAGACCGTGAACGGCTTGCAGCCGGTGGATGTGATCTACCGGCGCATCGACGACGATTATCTTGATCCGGAAGTCTTTCGCAAAGACTCGGTGCTCGGCGTGCCGGGCTTGATGCGCGCCTACCGCGCCGGCAACGTCGTGCTTGCCAATACGGTCGGTACCGGTGTCGCCGACGACAAGGTGATTTACAAGTACGTTCCTGAGATCATCCGCTATTACCTGGGCGAGGAGGCTATCCTCAAGAACGTCGATACTTACCTGGCCGAAGATGCTTCCGAGTGCAGCTACATCCTCGAGCACATGGAGGAGCTGGTGGTCAAGGAGGCCGACAACTCCGGCGGCTACGGCATGCTCATCGGCCCCAAGGCCACCCAAGCCGAGGTCGAAGAATTTCGCGGCCGGGTACGCGCCCACCCACGCAACTATCTGGCCCAACCGGTCGTCAATTTTTCCCGGCACCCTACTTACTCCGAAGACAACCACAACCTTTACGGCTGCCACATCGACCTGCGCCCCTATATCCTCAACAACGGCGAGGACATCTGGGTATTGCCCGGCGGCCTCACCCGCGTCGCCCTGCGCCCGGGCTCGCTGGTGGTCAATTCCAGCCAGGGTGGCGGCTCCAAAGACACCTGGGTACTGGGCAAATCCTGA
- a CDS encoding DUF3285 domain-containing protein, which translates to MSLPNEPKVQKPEEPAPSYVKLAMRNMVRKRGTSLKHFALTLAAVLAFFVLLSVVFRG; encoded by the coding sequence ATGTCCCTCCCCAACGAGCCCAAAGTCCAGAAGCCCGAAGAACCCGCCCCCAGTTATGTCAAATTGGCGATGCGCAATATGGTGCGCAAGCGGGGCACCTCACTCAAGCACTTCGCGCTCACGTTGGCGGCCGTTCTCGCTTTTTTTGTGCTGCTGAGCGTTGTCTTCCGGGGCTAA